In Halothermothrix orenii H 168, the sequence GCTTGAAAATAAAACAAAGGATATTAACAGTTTTCAGACAAGAAAAAATCGATTATAAAAGACCCTGGTCAAAATTACTGGAGCCTGGCCGGTGTGAACTTCCTGCCATCCCCTTTAAAGAATTTGCCAAACAGCTCAAAATATTCAAGCCTCAATACCTGAATACCGACAACCAGGCCTTCGAGAGCCATTATTAAAATATTTCCCCCTATAATGACAAGTATACTCCCCAGACTGTTTTTAACCATCCCGGCCAGGATAAATACTGCCATAAATAACCCTATATGGTTCAGGGTAAAGGCACCCACCCTGACAAATGATATGGTATTACTCAAATACCCGATAAGGGTATCAAATAACTCAAAAGAGGCTTCCAGGAAGTAATTCCCGGTATCTTCAGGCCAGATGTCTTTTTCCTGGTTTATTATGTTGACCAGTGGCTCTTTAAAAAGGATCAATACCAGGGGTATAGTCAAAAGAACAAAAGTCAAAAATGGATGTAGCAGTAATTCCCCCCGGAACCCCAGTGATATAACCGTGGCCAGTGCAAACAAATAAAAGAAGAGACCGGTCAAGCCATACCTGGAAAAAAGCCCTTCACCTATATCCTTTCTCCGTAAACAATTTATCAAATTAAAGACCATACTGATAAGCATTAATATTACACCCAGCCCGATGGCCATACCCAGCCACATCATAATATTTTCAAAGGGTCTAACCCACAGGGCCGGTAAAATATGCTCGAGACCAAATATACTGCCATATAGAAAACCAAATACCGTTGAAGAAAAACCAAGCCCCATAAGGAGGGCTCCACTGTTAGGACTCCCCAGTTTAATGTATCTATTTTTCATAAGGTATCCCAGGAGGAAAAAGATTAATCCCTGGCCCACATCCCCAAACATTATTCCGAACATAATGAGATAGGTAATAGCCATAAACGGTGTCGGGTCTATCTCCCCGTAACGGGGAACACCATAAAGCTCAACCAGGGATTCAAAGGGCTTAAACCACCTGAAATTTTTCAATACCGTTGGTGGTTTTTCTTTGGAGTGATTATCAATTTCTTCACTGGTATAGATAACATTGGGGAATTCTTTTTCCAATTCTGTTCTAAACCCTATTTCCCTAGTGGCTGTAATCCAGCCACTCATCACAAATAAATGGTCAACCTCTCCATAATACTGATTATTTATTTCCCGTATCCTGTCCATAAGTTTTAACTTTCTATAATAAGATTTTAATTTTTTTTCATAAAGATGGGCATATTTCTGGAATTCCAGCTTAATTTCTTCATAGGCAATTTCTATTCTCTTTAACCTGTGATCGACCCTGTCTAAAATATCCCGCGGTTGGCCCTTGACCCGGGGTGGGAGATCTAACTTTTCAAAATAAACCGTATCCAGAATATTTAAAGCCTTTTCTTCATTACTTTTTTTGGTAAATGAAAAAAACCAGACATTATCTTCATCACGGTATACTTCAATTATTAAAATAGGTAATTCAGTTATATTTTTAATGAGCCGTTCATAATCATTTTTGCTGACCCGGCCAAATACAAGGGAAATATATGAAAGATGCTTTAGTTCAGCTATATCCAGGTCAATATTCTTCATTAAGCGAACATGGTGTTTAAGGTCCTTTAAACGTTCTTCTTCCTTTTCCAGTTTCCTCTTAAACCTTAATATCCTATTGATTTTCTGGGTCACAGGTTTGATATCTTTCCTGATCTGGTCAACATTTATCTTTTCTAATTCAACCTTTTCCAGGTTATTTTTATCCCTGGGGTTATCTTCATATTTGATATTAAGGGTTTCCATCAGATTAATAATTTCATTTAAAAGACCAGAATATGGATTCTCCCTTTTGAGTGGTTTAATCTCATCCCCGGGCAGGTCACTTAGAAGGAAGGAGTCATAATCTTCAAGTTGTATAAAATCACTGTTAATGACCCGGTACGAGATAGGGTCAAGCTCTTTTTTATGACCAACAATTTGAAATTTTTTCATGGTTACAACAGCCATATTATCACCCTACTTTAAATCCCTTATTAGGTAATTTTTAATATCTTCACTTCTCAGAGAATACCTGACACCCTCGACAACAGTAATAATATCTCTTATTTCATACTCCTTGATAAAAGTATAGGAAATTATAACACCAACATTAGAAGTGCCACTAATTTTGGTATGGTAAGCCTTTTTGAGGAGATAGGAAAGAAAGTACTTTTCAAAGAGAATACTTTTGTCATGGGCCACCGGAGAAAAAAGCTCATCATAATCTGTTTTAGAGAGGTAGTTAAATATTTCTTCTTCTTGACTTGACTGAGACAGATTTTTAAGGTCTTTAGCTGAAAGGCGGTAGTGAATAGGAATAGTATAATTTAAAATCTCTTCAGTATTGAGGTTATAATACCTTTTTGTGCGGTAAATCCACTGAATATTTAAGAGATCCACCTGGGTCCCGAGCAAATCCCGGATAATCCGGTAATCCTCACCCCTCAATCTCCTGACCAGTTGGGCCAGTTTAATAAAATAGTTAAAATCAAGGGTCATTTCTATGGGAAACAGGTTTTTATCTTTCATATAACGTTCCTCAAACCTCTCCAGGGTATCATAATATTGAGTTCCCTTAAATACCTCCAGTAAATCATGGTAATTATTTATGGAAGTCAATCTATCAAGGGATATATCTTCGTAAATACCCATATAAACAAGGGTATTTTTAAGGTATTCCTCATCATGTTCAATTAAACTTGTTCTCAATAACATCTTTAAATCTTCTATTTCAAACTTGATAAGAAAGAATTTAAAAAAGTCCCTGATAGGACCTGTCAAATACCTGAGGATAGCCTTAAAGTCCCTGATAAAGTTCTTCTTAAGGGTACGTTCCAGCTGGCGTCGATGGATTTCTACTCCGGCCAGTTCTTCAAGATATTCCCGGTAATGAGTATTTTGATAAAGGTAATCAAAGATATCCTGAACAGACTTCTGGTTAATTAAATTATTATAGTCCTCTTCACTCAGCATCTTTCCAAATAGGGCCTTTACTTTGGCATTAACCCCTGCATAAGAAATCATACCCATAATTACTCACCTTCAAACCCTGTAATCTGCTTAAAGTACTTGTTAACCACATCACTTTTAATCCTGTTAAATCTGGCCTCCATCTCTTTAAGCTCTTTGGCCTTGTTTTTCTCCAGCTGCTGTGCGTACTCCCTGGCTTCCTGTTCTGCCTGTTTTACCAGATTTTTACCTTCCTGGCGGGCTTTAAGTAATCTCTTTTCCTTCTCCTGGTCCATTTTCTGACGATAATATTTACAGAGCTTTTTGGCTTCCTTGTGACCTTCTTCTTCCAACCTGCGGGCATCTTTTTCCACCTGTATTAAGGCCTCAATTAATTCTTCACGCAACCTACCCACCTTCTTCTAAATTATAGTAATTACTTTGATATTTTATCTTTTATTATACTCCTGTTTTGTGATAAAGTCAAACAAACTAACCCAGTGTTAACAGGACCTTAACAGAGTTTTTAAATTTTTTACTGAAGCGAAATATAATGAAAAAATAAGGGGTCATAATATGGATTTAAATCCATCATTATGACCCCTATATTACCCCCATTATGTAAAACCGGGAAGGTTTTATGGCAACTTTTTTTAAACCTTGAACTTCTTAATAAGAATCTCCAGCTCTTCGGCCATACTGGATAATGAAGCCGCAAGGCCGGCCAGTTCTTCAACAGACGATAACTGTTCTTCACTGGCAGCAGCAACTTCCTGGGTACTGGCTGATGTTTCCTCAGAGATAGCAGAAATATCTTCTATACTGGATACTATTTCCCCACTTTCCTGGTTTATATTTTTTACAATTTGAACTGACTGTTCAATTCCTTTACCAACTTCTGTAATGCTGTCACTGATTCTGTGAAAGGCTTCACTGGCTTTATTAACAACTACTTCTCCGTTTTCTATTTCTTCAACCCCTGCTTCCATTTTAGAACTGGCTTCACCGGTACCATTTTTTATCTCCATTATTAAACCCCTGATTTTGTCAGCAGAATTCACAGACTCCTCAGCAAGTTTTCTAATCTCTTCGGCCACAACACTAAAACCCTGACCGGCCTCACCGGCCCGGGCTGCTTCAATGGCAGCATTTAAGGCCAGGAGATTGGTCTGTTTTCCCAAATTGTTTATTATCTCTATTATAGAATCAATTTCTTCCGAAATTGAATTTAACCTGCCAATACTTGTTGCTACCTGCCGGATAGAACTTTTGATATTTTCCATCTGGGTTTTAACCTTATCAATCTCTGTCTGCCCTTCCCTGGCAGCACTGGTCATTTTTCCGGAAAGATCCGTCATTTTATTATTAAAATTATCAAGCTTATTTATACCCGCAGCCAGGTTCTGGATTCTATAATTAATCTTTTCAACACTTGCAGCCTGACTGTCAGAACCTGTTGCCACTTCCTGAATGGAAACAGCCACCTGGTTGGATATATTTTCAACCTCGCTGGATATATCCTGTAGTTTATTAGAAGATTCACCGACCTGTCCCGAGGTGTTATTAATGCTGGTAATAATATTCCTCAACTGATTAAACATATTATTAAAGGCCCTGGCGAGTAAACCAATTTCATCACCACGCCTGATATAACGCCTGTCAAGGAGTAATTCTTTATATAGATAGCCACTGCCAAGCTGGTTAAAAGAATACAAAAACTTATTAAAGGGCTTAAATTGCCATGTGATAAATATGTAACCACTTAGATACACTGCTATTATTCCCGTCAATGATATGTAAATAATAATATTACGTATACTACCCACTGGTTCTGTAATAGCCTTTTCAGGAATCTCAATGGCCAGATATATTTTTTTGCTTTTATCAAGCCTTTCCAGAATAAGATATTTATCTCCCACAACTTTTTTTATAGAATCGACGTTACTGTTAATCATCTTTTCAAACCAGGGATTTTTAATTCTGGTTCCAATAAGTTTATTTTGAGAATGACTCAATATTATGCCATCGGAGTTTATTAACTGAATTTCCCCATTTTCCAAGGTTCCTTCCCTGATTCCGGTTTCAAATGAATCCAGGGAAACCCCCATTACATAATATCCAATTACTTCAGCCCCATCGTTATCTTTCTTGATGGGAACCTGAAACAGGAGATAGGAACCCTTCTCATTTTTAAATATATGGTCAGGCCTTGCCGATTTGTATTGACTCTCTGGTAGTTGTTTAAATATATATTTTTCTAAACCCTCTTCACCCTGAAGCCTTGAATCTGCAATGACATAACCCCGTGTATTTGTCAAATAGGCAAATTTGAACGATTCATTTATTTTAGTGTGTTCATCTAATAACTTACTTCTTTCCACTATTATTTGAGAGTAATTATAATTATCCAGTGATAAGGACCGACCCTCTTCAAGGCTATTATTGATATTACTGTTCAGTATATTTACGAAAAAATATATTTCCTGCTGAGAAGTAAAGTACTTTATCTGGTTTTCCAGCCTTGTTATAAACTCATTAATCATATCTTTCTGCATCATTTTAATTACCCGGATCCGGTTATCGATCTGGGTAGTTACCACATTTTTTGTGCTTCTGTAAGTGAAAAAAGAAATTGATATAAGAACAATGACCATTACCAGGGAAACTACGGTCAGAATCTTCCATTTAAGCCCCATCTTCTTGAACATGCCCATTACCTCCTGTTAAATAGCCTGTCAGTTATTCTTTACAATGTATTATGTAAGTTGTAATAAATAATTAAGCATTATTTGCCATCTGAATTTAATTTTTTAGCTGGGGTCTCCCCCAGCTCTTAGAAATATTGTTTTTGCAGCCTGAATTTTAATTCACAATTGGAATTATAAAAACAGGATAGATGTCTAACTTACACGGTAAATTATACTTCAAATTATACTTCGGCAGCTTTCCCCTTGTTTTTGGAGGCAATATCAAACCAGACTGCCATAATTAACACTAACCCCTTCACTATAGACTGCCAGAACATGGGGACATTCATCAGACTCATCCCATTATCGAGACTGGCCATAACAATGGCACCGATAACTGCTCCACCGACACTACCGATACCACCCATCAAACTGGCTCCCCCGATAACACAGGCAGCAATAGCATCAAGTTCAGCGTTGGTACCGGCAGCAACTGAGGCAGCATTCAAACGGGAAGTTAATAAAATACCGCCTATTGCAGCCAGTAAGCCATTAAGCATAAATACAATAAGGGTAATTTTTTTGATGTTTATCCCTGATAAACTGGCAGCTTCGTTATTACCACCAATAGCATAAATATAACGGCCGAATACAGTGTTTCTGGTAACAAAGGAAAAAAGGAAAAGTAATACCAGGAGTAATAATAACGGAACAGGAATACCCTGATAACTATTCATTACAAATACAAATATAATTACGGCCAAAACCACAGCTATACTTTTAACTATTTCCAGTTTCATGGGCAGGACTTCAAAGTTATACTGTAATTTATTACGCCTTGTTTTATACTGATAATAAATAATATAGGCTATTACCAGGACACTCAGGATTATACCAAGCGATTTACTTAGGTACTCTTTACCGATATAGTAGTATAAATCCCCCATCGGGCCAATGGTTGTCCCCTGTGTTATACCGATAAGAATTCCCCTGAAGATCAACATACCACCCAGGGTTACTATAAATGAAGGTACTTTCTTATAAGCCACCCAGTAACCATTCCACAGACCCAGTAGTACACCAATAACCAGGGTGACCAGTATTGAAATTACGGGATTAAGTCCCATCCAGACATCAAAGATAGCTATAATACCACCGGTTAAACCAACAATAGACCCAACTGACAGGTCTATCTGTCCCAGAATTATGACCATAACCATTCCGATGGCCAGTATTGAGGTAAATACCGACTGTCTAAAAAGGTTGGATAGGTTCCTCGGTGTTAAGAAGGATCCACCGGTAATTGCTGTAAATATTACCCAGATAAGTACGACGGCAATTACCATCATGTAAGTCTTGATATTAATATTTAATTTAAATTTCCTGGACTCCATTTTATTCCCCCCCTGTAGCACATACCATGATTTCTTCCTGGGTTACATCCCTGGAACTATTATCGAATTCTCCAGTTACTTCACCTTCATGAATTACTAAAACCCTGTCACTCATTCCCAGTATCTCTGGTAATTCAGAGGAAACCATGATAATACCAACTCCATCTTCAGCCATTTCTTTCATTAAATTGTATATTTCATGTTTGGCCCCCACATCAATACCTCTGGTGGGTTCATCCATTATCAGTACTTCAGGATCTGTAAGCAGGTTTTTGGCCAGAACAACCTTCTGCTGGTTACCCCCACTCAAATTAAAGATATTGGTCTCCAGAGATGCTGTCTTTACCCTGAGCTCTTTAACGAGCTTTTTGACACTGATAATTTCACGGTTTTTATCAACAGTTAAAAAGTTTTTAAAATCATTTAATGCCGCAATAGAAGTATTTTGTCTAACATCCATTGTATGAATAAGTCCCAATCTTTTTCTATCTTCCGATACCAGGGCAATACCTTTATCCAGGGCCTCCCTGGGGGTTTTTATATCAACCCTGTTATTATTGAGATATACTTCCCCCTCACTTTCACCGGGGAAAGCCCCAAAAATACTATTTACAAGTTCAGTCCTTCCGGCTCCAACCAGGCCAAATATCCCCAGGATTTCTCCCTTCCTCAGGGTAAAACTTACATTATTAACAAGTTTTTTGCCTGGATTTCCGGGGTCTTTAACAGAGAAGTTTTTAACCTCCAGAATCTTACCTTCTGGCCTATTGGTTTTTTCAGGATACATCTGGGTGATTTCTCGACCAACCATCATCTGAACGACATCACGCTCTGTTAACTCATCTGCACTACCATATCCAACTGATTCCCCATCTCTTAATACCGTAATATGGTCTGCAATTGTGAAAACCTCATTTAGTTTGTGAGAAATATAAATACAGGTTACTCCATCATTTCTTAATTCTTCAAGAATATCCAGTAAGATATCAACTTCGTTATCGGTCAGGGATGCCGTAGGTTCATCCAGTATCAGAATACGGGAGTTTTTCCTCAGGGCTTTAGCTATTTCAACAAGCTGCTGCTTACCAACCCCCAGTTCTCCAACTTTAGTTGTCGGTTTGACCCCTTCAAGTCTTAGTTTCTTAATCCATTTATTGGTTTCAGCATACATTGCATCCCAGTTTAAAATACCCCTGTTTTCAATCTGGTGACCCATAAAAATATTTTCAGCTACATTTAACTCTTCAAAAAGAGTCAATTCCTGATGAATGACTGCTATACCGACTTTTTCAGCATCAACAATGGAATGAAACTCCTGTTTTTTCCCGTTAATATATATCTCACCTTCATAACTACCACAGGGGTATACACCACTTAATATCTTTATGAGGGTTGACTTTCCAGCCCCATTTTCACCACATAGGGCGTGTATTTCTCCCTTTTTTACTTTGATTGATACTTTATCCAGAGCCCTGACACCCGGAAAATCTTTTACTATATTTTTTGTCTCCAGGATATAGTCCTCCACCATTACCCCCCCTTTAACATAGTTAGGGAGAGGGGACAGTACCTGTCCCCTCTATTCTTTTTTACTGAAATTATAGTTCAGGCCATTCTTCCCTGGGTACATTTTTATATACGTCTTCTAAACTATGGAAACCATCTTTGATAATTGTTTCAACCATATTATCTTTATCGACTGCAATTGGCTCCAGCAGAATGGA encodes:
- a CDS encoding V-type ATP synthase subunit I, with the protein product MAVVTMKKFQIVGHKKELDPISYRVINSDFIQLEDYDSFLLSDLPGDEIKPLKRENPYSGLLNEIINLMETLNIKYEDNPRDKNNLEKVELEKINVDQIRKDIKPVTQKINRILRFKRKLEKEEERLKDLKHHVRLMKNIDLDIAELKHLSYISLVFGRVSKNDYERLIKNITELPILIIEVYRDEDNVWFFSFTKKSNEEKALNILDTVYFEKLDLPPRVKGQPRDILDRVDHRLKRIEIAYEEIKLEFQKYAHLYEKKLKSYYRKLKLMDRIREINNQYYGEVDHLFVMSGWITATREIGFRTELEKEFPNVIYTSEEIDNHSKEKPPTVLKNFRWFKPFESLVELYGVPRYGEIDPTPFMAITYLIMFGIMFGDVGQGLIFFLLGYLMKNRYIKLGSPNSGALLMGLGFSSTVFGFLYGSIFGLEHILPALWVRPFENIMMWLGMAIGLGVILMLISMVFNLINCLRRKDIGEGLFSRYGLTGLFFYLFALATVISLGFRGELLLHPFLTFVLLTIPLVLILFKEPLVNIINQEKDIWPEDTGNYFLEASFELFDTLIGYLSNTISFVRVGAFTLNHIGLFMAVFILAGMVKNSLGSILVIIGGNILIMALEGLVVGIQVLRLEYFELFGKFFKGDGRKFTPARLQ
- a CDS encoding V-type ATPase subunit; protein product: MGMISYAGVNAKVKALFGKMLSEEDYNNLINQKSVQDIFDYLYQNTHYREYLEELAGVEIHRRQLERTLKKNFIRDFKAILRYLTGPIRDFFKFFLIKFEIEDLKMLLRTSLIEHDEEYLKNTLVYMGIYEDISLDRLTSINNYHDLLEVFKGTQYYDTLERFEERYMKDKNLFPIEMTLDFNYFIKLAQLVRRLRGEDYRIIRDLLGTQVDLLNIQWIYRTKRYYNLNTEEILNYTIPIHYRLSAKDLKNLSQSSQEEEIFNYLSKTDYDELFSPVAHDKSILFEKYFLSYLLKKAYHTKISGTSNVGVIISYTFIKEYEIRDIITVVEGVRYSLRSEDIKNYLIRDLK
- a CDS encoding sugar ABC transporter permease, which codes for MESRKFKLNINIKTYMMVIAVVLIWVIFTAITGGSFLTPRNLSNLFRQSVFTSILAIGMVMVIILGQIDLSVGSIVGLTGGIIAIFDVWMGLNPVISILVTLVIGVLLGLWNGYWVAYKKVPSFIVTLGGMLIFRGILIGITQGTTIGPMGDLYYYIGKEYLSKSLGIILSVLVIAYIIYYQYKTRRNKLQYNFEVLPMKLEIVKSIAVVLAVIIFVFVMNSYQGIPVPLLLLLVLLFLFSFVTRNTVFGRYIYAIGGNNEAASLSGINIKKITLIVFMLNGLLAAIGGILLTSRLNAASVAAGTNAELDAIAACVIGGASLMGGIGSVGGAVIGAIVMASLDNGMSLMNVPMFWQSIVKGLVLIMAVWFDIASKNKGKAAEV
- a CDS encoding methyl-accepting chemotaxis protein, yielding MFKKMGLKWKILTVVSLVMVIVLISISFFTYRSTKNVVTTQIDNRIRVIKMMQKDMINEFITRLENQIKYFTSQQEIYFFVNILNSNINNSLEEGRSLSLDNYNYSQIIVERSKLLDEHTKINESFKFAYLTNTRGYVIADSRLQGEEGLEKYIFKQLPESQYKSARPDHIFKNEKGSYLLFQVPIKKDNDGAEVIGYYVMGVSLDSFETGIREGTLENGEIQLINSDGIILSHSQNKLIGTRIKNPWFEKMINSNVDSIKKVVGDKYLILERLDKSKKIYLAIEIPEKAITEPVGSIRNIIIYISLTGIIAVYLSGYIFITWQFKPFNKFLYSFNQLGSGYLYKELLLDRRYIRRGDEIGLLARAFNNMFNQLRNIITSINNTSGQVGESSNKLQDISSEVENISNQVAVSIQEVATGSDSQAASVEKINYRIQNLAAGINKLDNFNNKMTDLSGKMTSAAREGQTEIDKVKTQMENIKSSIRQVATSIGRLNSISEEIDSIIEIINNLGKQTNLLALNAAIEAARAGEAGQGFSVVAEEIRKLAEESVNSADKIRGLIMEIKNGTGEASSKMEAGVEEIENGEVVVNKASEAFHRISDSITEVGKGIEQSVQIVKNINQESGEIVSSIEDISAISEETSASTQEVAAASEEQLSSVEELAGLAASLSSMAEELEILIKKFKV
- a CDS encoding xylose ABC transporter ATP-binding protein yields the protein MEDYILETKNIVKDFPGVRALDKVSIKVKKGEIHALCGENGAGKSTLIKILSGVYPCGSYEGEIYINGKKQEFHSIVDAEKVGIAVIHQELTLFEELNVAENIFMGHQIENRGILNWDAMYAETNKWIKKLRLEGVKPTTKVGELGVGKQQLVEIAKALRKNSRILILDEPTASLTDNEVDILLDILEELRNDGVTCIYISHKLNEVFTIADHITVLRDGESVGYGSADELTERDVVQMMVGREITQMYPEKTNRPEGKILEVKNFSVKDPGNPGKKLVNNVSFTLRKGEILGIFGLVGAGRTELVNSIFGAFPGESEGEVYLNNNRVDIKTPREALDKGIALVSEDRKRLGLIHTMDVRQNTSIAALNDFKNFLTVDKNREIISVKKLVKELRVKTASLETNIFNLSGGNQQKVVLAKNLLTDPEVLIMDEPTRGIDVGAKHEIYNLMKEMAEDGVGIIMVSSELPEILGMSDRVLVIHEGEVTGEFDNSSRDVTQEEIMVCATGGE